One Streptococcus sp. DTU_2020_1001019_1_SI_AUS_MUR_006 DNA window includes the following coding sequences:
- a CDS encoding acetolactate synthase large subunit — translation MEKIILDSPKSGSDLVLETLRDLGIDTIFGYPGGAVLPLYDAIYNFKGIRHILGRHEQGCLHEAEGYAKSTGKLGVAVVTSGPGATNAITGIADAMSDSVPLLVFTGQVARAGIGKDAFQEADIVGITMPITKYNYQVRETADIPRIITEAVHIATTGRPGPVVIDLPKDVSALETDFIYSPEIDLPSYQPTLEPNDMQIKKILKQLSKAKKPVLLAGGGISYAEAAAELNEFAERYQIPVVTSLLGQGTIATSHPLFLGMGGMHGSFAANIAMTEADFMISIGCRFDDRLTGNPKTFAKNAKVAHIDIDPAEIGKIIAVDIPVVGDAKKALQQLLAEPIVRNNTEKWIEKVTKDKNRVRSYDKKERVVQPQAVIERIGELTNGDAIVVTDVGQHQMWTAQYYPYQNERQLVTSGGLGTMGFGVPAAIGAKIANPDKEVVLFVGDGGFQMTNQELAILNIYKIPIKVIMLNNHSLGMVRQWQEAFYDGRTSESVFETLPDFQLMAQAYGIKNYKFDNPETLEKDLEVIIEDVPMFIEVDISRKEHVLPMVPAGKSNHEMLGVKFNA, via the coding sequence ATGGAGAAAATCATTTTAGACTCACCTAAGTCGGGATCGGATCTTGTATTGGAAACACTTCGTGACTTAGGAATCGATACGATTTTTGGTTATCCTGGTGGAGCGGTACTTCCTTTATATGATGCTATTTATAATTTTAAGGGAATCCGCCATATTCTAGGTCGCCATGAGCAGGGCTGTCTTCACGAAGCTGAAGGTTATGCTAAGTCAACAGGAAAACTGGGTGTAGCAGTCGTCACAAGCGGACCAGGAGCTACAAATGCCATTACAGGGATCGCAGATGCTATGAGCGATAGTGTTCCCCTTTTAGTCTTTACTGGCCAAGTAGCACGTGCTGGAATTGGGAAAGATGCTTTTCAAGAAGCTGATATCGTTGGTATCACCATGCCAATCACTAAGTATAATTATCAGGTTCGAGAAACTGCGGATATTCCACGGATTATTACAGAGGCGGTACATATTGCGACCACAGGTCGTCCGGGACCAGTCGTTATTGACCTACCAAAAGATGTTTCTGCGCTCGAGACAGACTTCATTTACTCTCCAGAGATAGATTTACCAAGTTATCAGCCAACACTTGAGCCAAATGATATGCAAATCAAGAAAATCTTGAAGCAATTGTCTAAGGCTAAAAAGCCAGTCTTGTTAGCTGGGGGTGGTATTAGTTACGCTGAGGCTGCAGCAGAGTTAAATGAATTTGCAGAGCGTTATCAAATTCCTGTTGTTACCAGTCTTTTGGGACAGGGAACAATCGCAACTAGCCATCCACTGTTTTTGGGAATGGGTGGAATGCACGGTTCCTTTGCGGCTAATATTGCCATGACAGAAGCAGATTTTATGATTTCTATTGGTTGTCGTTTTGATGACCGTTTGACAGGAAATCCTAAGACCTTTGCTAAGAATGCTAAAGTAGCGCATATAGATATCGATCCTGCAGAAATTGGTAAGATTATCGCAGTTGATATTCCAGTTGTTGGAGATGCGAAAAAAGCTTTGCAACAGTTACTAGCTGAGCCAATCGTTCGTAACAATACTGAAAAGTGGATTGAAAAAGTTACAAAAGATAAGAATCGTGTTCGTTCATATGATAAGAAAGAACGAGTTGTACAACCCCAAGCAGTTATTGAACGTATCGGTGAGTTGACCAATGGTGACGCCATTGTCGTAACAGACGTTGGGCAACACCAAATGTGGACGGCTCAATACTATCCTTACCAGAACGAGCGTCAATTGGTAACATCAGGTGGTCTAGGAACTATGGGATTCGGAGTCCCTGCAGCTATTGGTGCTAAGATTGCCAATCCAGATAAAGAAGTTGTTCTCTTTGTCGGAGATGGTGGTTTCCAGATGACCAATCAGGAACTAGCAATCTTAAACATTTACAAGATTCCAATAAAGGTCATCATGCTAAATAATCATTCACTTGGGATGGTCCGCCAGTGGCAAGAAGCCTTCTATGATGGTCGAACTTCAGAGTCGGTATTTGAAACCTTGCCAGACTTTCAATTGATGGCTCAAGCCTACGGGATTAAAAATTATAAGTTTGATAATCCTGAAACTCTTGAGAAGGATTTGGAAGTCATCATTGAAGATGTACCAATGTTTATTGAAGTAGACATTTCTCGTAAAGAACATGTTTTACCGATGGTACCAGCTGGTAAGAGTAATCATGAGATGTTGGGGGTGAAGTTTAATGCGTAG